In Phlebotomus papatasi isolate M1 chromosome 1, Ppap_2.1, whole genome shotgun sequence, the following proteins share a genomic window:
- the LOC129810398 gene encoding actin-related protein 10, producing the protein MPLFDSVMQEKPAVVFEIGTAYTKLGFAAEAHPWFILPTEVLDPASGTTKNLFSFHGTELYDNLVTFLNELFFKYILVTPKDRRILIVESVLCPTEFRECLARAFFRHFEVSLVFFVPTHLVILTTLAVSTALVIDLGFKEAVILPVYSGVQVLHAWQAQPLASEAVHAEIRRQLLASGVKESLLTEDLIENIKVRTCFVTKLSRAVKYREGQSPQPCPDVDYPAGGEEIIKISGSLRETAFEVLFPEDNDHLGLPYLILDAILKCPLDMRRQLAENIVLIGGTAMIPGLTARLQEELIHLLDTDLYKGKLFIKSFKFHTPPAKANFTAWLGGSIYGGTDLLLTRSLTKEAYSKNPRVPDWTHLDDKRSHGSN; encoded by the exons atgccTCTTTTTGATTCTGTGATGCAGGAAAAACCTGCAGTGGTGTTTGAGATAGGTACAGCTTATACCAA GTTAGGGTTTGCTGCGGAGGCTCACCCCTGGTTTATCCTTCCCACGGAAGTCCTCGATCCAGCTTCAGGGACAACGAAGAACCTCTTTTCCTTCCACGGCACCGAATTGTATGACAACCTCGTAACATTCCTCAATGAGTTATTCTTCAAATATATCTTGGTGACTCCAAAGGATAGACGAATCCTAATTGTTGAGAGCGTTCTCTGCCCCACAGAGTTCCGAGAATGCCTGGCGAGGGCATTCTTCAGGCACTTTGAAGTATCCCTAGTGTTTTTCGTACCAACACATTTGGTCATCCTCACGACTCTAGCCGTCAGCACGGCTCTTGTCATTGATTTGGGATTCAAGGAAGCAGTCATTCTGCCAGTTTACAGTGGTGTTCAGGTGCTTCATGCTTGGCAGGCACAGCCTCTAGCCTCAGAAGCTGTTCATGCTGAAATACGACGACAATTGTTGGCGTCAGGTGTCAAGGAATCACTGCTTACTGAGGATCTTATCGAGAACATAAAAGTTCGTACGTGCTTTGTGACTAAACTCTCTAGGGCGGTGAAGTATCGCGAAGGGCAGTCGCCACAACCCTGTCCGGATGTTGACTATCCAGCTGGTGGAGAGGAGATCATCAAAATCTCAGGAAGTTTGAGAGAAACTGCCTTTGAAGTCCTCTTTCCGGAGGATAATGATCACCTAGGATTACCTTATCTCATCCTGGATGCCATACTCAAGTGCCCCCTCGATATGAGGCGTCAGCTGGCTGAGAATATTGTGCTCATTGGAGGTACAGCAATGATTCCTGGACTTACAGCCAGGCTCCAGGAGGAACTAATTCATTTGCTGGACACTGATCTCTACAAGGGCAAACTCTTTATCAAATCCTTTAAATTCCACACACCACCAGCCAAGGCTAATTTTACCGCCTGGCTAGGAGGATCAATCTACGGTGGGACAGATCTTCTGCTGACAAGATCATTAACGAAGGAGGCCTACTCTAAGAATCCCCGAGTACCCGATTGGACACATCTCGATGATAAACGTAGTCACGGCAGCAACTGA
- the LOC129810390 gene encoding serine/threonine-protein kinase PAK mbt, whose product MFSKKKKKPQISLPSNFEHRVHTGFDKREGKYVGLPLQWASIVGNNQILKSTNRPLPLVDPSEITPTEILDLKTIVRPHGNNNIPGRPAAPAADANNGAIVLPKTSHVARSNSLRSSSPPRMRRDIRGAANVPPSVPEEIAAAPYAAARHPMKPPMQPPGDWRTTHYDNQPMYQNNVPPLNGNAAGAQIEYRPQQPSPAGVPPRPAFHGHGPAQQMHGFAAAHRAPPPDQNQNVHPHHHHHPPAPAAKPYTRTSNSSAGNASTATHSTTAATPGSTAAPGGPSPSGSKQEQRLTHEQFRAALQMVVSAGDPRENLDNFMKIGEGSTGTVCIATDKSTGRQVAVKKMDLRKQQRRELLFNEVVIMRDYHHPNIVETYSSFLVDDELWVVMEYLEGGALTDIVTHSRMDEEQIATVCKQCLKALAYLHSQGVIHRDIKSDSILLASDGRVKLSDFGFCAQVSQELPKRKSLVGTPYWMSPEVISRLPYGPEVDIWSLGIMVIEMVDGEPPFFNEPPLQAMRRIRDMLPPKLKNAQKVSPRLQSFLDRMLVRDPAQRATAAELLQHPFLRQAGPPSLLVSLMRRS is encoded by the exons ATGTTttcgaagaagaagaaaaagcccCAGATCTCCCTGCCGTCCAACTTTGAGCATCGCGTTCACACGGGCTTTGACAAGCGCGAGGGCAAGTATGTGGGCCTTCCGTTGCAGTGGGCCTCAATTGTTGGCAACAATCAAATCCTCAAGTCCACCAATCGGCCGCTACCCCTCGTGGACCCCTCAGAAATCACCCCTACGGAGATTCTCGACCTGAAGACCATCGTACGACCGCACGGTAACAACAATATTCCCGGACGGCCGGCGGCACCAGCAGCAGATGCCAACAACGGAGCCATCGTCCTGCCCAAGACATCCCACGTGGCTCGCTCTAATTCCCTGCGCAGCTCTAGTCCACCCCGAATGCGACGTGACATCCGTGGAGCAGCCAATGTGCCACCCTCCGTGCCAGAGGAGATCGCGGCGGCACCCTACGCCGCCGCCCGCCACCCAATGAAGCCCCCCATGCAACCACCTGGTGACTGGCGAACAACACATTACGACAATCAGCCCATGTACCAGAACAACGTGCCGCCGCTCAATGGCAATGCCGCCGGCGCTCAAATTGAATACCGCCCGCAGCAGCCATCGCCCGCCGGCGTCCCTCCACGGCCAGCTTTTCATGGCCACGGTCCCGCCCAGCAAATGCACGGCTTTGCAGCGGCACACAGGGCACCGCCACCTGACCAGAATCAGAATGTCCATccacatcatcatcatcatccacCTGCCCCAGCTGCCAAACCCTACACTCGTACTTCCAATTCGAGCGCCGGAAATGCATCAACGGCCACTCATAGTACCACAGCGGCCACTCCAGGCTCCACTGCAGCCCCCGGCGGACCCAGTCCCAGTGGTAGCAAGCAAGAGCAAAGGCTCACGCACGAACAG TTCCGTGCTGCTCTTCAAATGGTTGTGTCAGCTGGTGATCCGCGTGAAAATTtggataatttcatgaaaattggcGAAGGTTCAACAGGAACGGTTTGCATTGCTACGGATAAATCAACag GACGTCAAGTGGCAGTGAAGAAGATGGATTTGAGGAAGCAACAGAGGAGAGAGCTTCTGTTCAACGAGGTTGTCATCATGAGGGATTACCATCATCCCAATATTGTGGAGACTTACAGTAGTTTTCTGGTGGATGATGAACTCTGGGTCGTGATGGAATATCTCGAGGGTGGTGCTCTCACTGACATTGTTACGCATTCTCGCATGGATGAGGAACAAATTGCCACGGTGTGCAAGCAGTGCTTGAAGGCATTGGCATACTTACATTCCCAg GGTGTCATTCATCGGGACATTAAGTCTGATTCGATTCTGCTGGCTTCGGATGGTCGAGTGAAGCTCAGTGATTTTGGATTCTGTGCTCAGGTATCACAGGAATTGCCGAAGAGAAAATCTCTGGTGGGGACACCGTATTGGATGTCTCCGGAGGTGATTTCTCGCTTGCCCTATGGCCCTGAAGTGGATATTTGGTCATTGGGCATTATGGTGATTGAAATGGTTGATGGGGAGCCGCCGTTCTTCAATGAACCTCCGCTCCAGGCAATGCGTCGGATTAGGGATATGTTGCCGCCGAAACTGAAGAATGCCCAGAAGGTGTCACCGAGGCTGCAGAGTTTCCTGGACAGGATGCTGGTCAGGGATCCGGCGCAGCGGGCAACAGCTGCGGAATTGCTTCAGCATCCATTCCTGCGTCAAGCTGGTCCTCCGTCGCTCCTTGTGTCGCTCATGAGACGCTCATAG